One stretch of Streptomyces hygroscopicus DNA includes these proteins:
- a CDS encoding HAD-superfamily hydrolase yields the protein MVGPMLGVVENHSLPRTAAFFDLDKTVIAKSSAFTFSKSFYQGGLINRRAVLRTAYAQFVFLAGGADHDQMERMRAYLSALCRGWNVQQVKEIVAETLHDLIDPIIYDEAASLIEEHHIAGRDVVIVSTSGAEVVEPIGELLGADRVVATRMVVEDGVFTGEVEYYAYGPTKAEAIAELAESEGYDLSRCYAYSDSATDLPMLESVGHPHAVNPDRALRREAAARGWPVLSFNRPVRLKQRRPSLSMPPRPVLAVAAAVGAAAATAGLVWYTNRRRVLYARV from the coding sequence ATGGTGGGCCCTATGCTCGGCGTCGTGGAAAACCACTCCTTGCCCCGGACAGCCGCGTTCTTTGACCTGGACAAGACGGTCATTGCGAAGTCAAGCGCGTTCACCTTCAGCAAGTCCTTCTACCAGGGTGGTCTGATCAACCGCCGCGCTGTACTGCGTACTGCCTATGCGCAGTTCGTCTTCCTCGCCGGCGGCGCCGATCACGACCAGATGGAGCGGATGCGCGCGTACCTATCGGCGCTGTGCCGCGGATGGAATGTCCAGCAGGTGAAGGAGATCGTCGCCGAGACCTTGCACGATCTGATCGACCCCATCATCTACGACGAGGCCGCCTCGCTCATCGAGGAGCACCACATCGCCGGCCGCGATGTGGTGATCGTGAGCACCTCCGGGGCGGAGGTGGTCGAGCCGATCGGCGAGCTTCTGGGCGCGGACCGCGTGGTGGCCACCCGCATGGTCGTCGAAGACGGAGTCTTCACCGGAGAGGTGGAGTACTACGCCTATGGCCCGACGAAGGCGGAGGCGATCGCCGAGTTGGCGGAGTCGGAGGGCTACGACTTGTCACGCTGCTACGCCTACAGCGATTCGGCGACCGATCTCCCGATGCTGGAGTCGGTCGGCCACCCTCATGCGGTCAACCCGGACCGGGCGCTGCGGCGCGAGGCGGCGGCCCGCGGCTGGCCGGTGCTCTCCTTCAACCGCCCGGTCCGGCTGAAGCAGCGCAGGCCCTCGCTCTCCATGCCGCCCCGCCCGGTGCTCGCTGTGGCGGCGGCCGTCGGCGCGGCCGCGGCCACCGCCGGGCTGGTGTGGTATACCAATCGGCGCCGCGTCCTTTATGCCCGCGTTTAG
- a CDS encoding oxidoreductase, with translation MSTSADPLAALAGLPGVAESVNAVRKAVDRVYGHRVMRRRSNEVTSEAALRGARGSAALAGADWALEEVRRRTDFGTEGEPRTVGAALRLTAEAGQLLNIWRQSPLRVLARLHLVAAGGAEGDEGVGRPRQSGEPVDEPLIGSDLPLPGADEVAGRLDGLARLLLMGSEAPALVTAAVVHGELLALRPFVSRNGLVARAAERIVLVGSGLDPKSICPAEVGYAELGVAPYMAALEGYASGTPEGMAVWIAHCGRAVELGVRESTAVCEALQRGAA, from the coding sequence ATGAGTACGTCAGCTGATCCGCTCGCCGCCCTGGCCGGGCTGCCCGGTGTGGCCGAGTCCGTGAACGCCGTACGGAAGGCGGTGGACCGGGTCTACGGACACCGGGTGATGCGCCGCCGCAGCAATGAGGTCACCTCCGAGGCGGCGTTGCGCGGGGCGCGGGGCTCCGCCGCGCTGGCCGGTGCGGACTGGGCGCTGGAAGAGGTGCGTCGGCGCACCGACTTCGGGACCGAGGGCGAGCCGCGCACGGTGGGGGCGGCGCTGCGGCTGACCGCCGAGGCGGGGCAGTTGTTGAATATCTGGCGTCAGTCGCCGCTGCGCGTTCTGGCCCGGCTGCATCTGGTCGCGGCGGGCGGGGCGGAGGGCGACGAGGGGGTCGGACGCCCGCGGCAGTCGGGTGAGCCGGTGGACGAGCCGCTGATCGGGTCCGATCTGCCGCTGCCGGGCGCGGACGAGGTGGCGGGGCGCCTCGATGGGTTGGCTCGGCTGCTGCTCATGGGCAGCGAGGCTCCGGCGCTGGTGACGGCGGCGGTGGTGCATGGCGAACTGCTCGCCCTGCGGCCCTTTGTCTCCCGCAATGGTCTGGTGGCGCGCGCGGCCGAACGGATCGTGCTGGTCGGCAGCGGCCTCGATCCGAAGTCGATCTGCCCGGCCGAGGTGGGGTACGCGGAGCTGGGCGTCGCGCCGTACATGGCGGCGCTGGAGGGCTATGCGTCCGGAACGCCGGAGGGCATGGCGGTGTGGATCGCACACTGCGGCCGGGCGGTTGAGCTCGGGGTGCGGGAGTCCACGGCGGTCTGCGAGGCCCTGCAGCGCGGGGCGGCCTGA
- a CDS encoding carbonate dehydratase, giving the protein MLKLLDRIHRISRHRRGDLSTSATLFPFAAPLPLVVALASLGIAWACDASLRTGLTVAAAVLAVTLLTVALLTVLRRPSGSGRAAADGRPARRIAEAGGARACRPWTPWRDHHCTRPASATAGVDGHAGGQLLGGVSAFQRHTAPLVRDELARLAREGQRPSQLFLTCADSRLVTSMITSSGPGDLFTVRNVGNLVPPSGADGSCDSVGAAIDYAVEVLKVSSITVCGHSGCGAMHALLGSSAPTRTPSQPGAGASAGGGTTPLERSPLERWLRHGRPALARMERIGRLGRGEVALSSRPIADDVERLALVNVRQQLDHLMEHACVARRVAEGGLALHGMYFHVAEAQAYVLDTGSGRFLPVRPDHGVPMPACLATAAPTQAGSGRSGVAERGGDPVQGALELGR; this is encoded by the coding sequence ATGTTGAAGCTCTTGGACCGGATCCACCGGATCTCCCGCCACAGACGCGGAGATCTCTCCACCTCGGCCACCCTCTTCCCGTTCGCCGCCCCTCTCCCCCTGGTCGTCGCCCTGGCCTCACTGGGCATCGCATGGGCTTGCGACGCCTCGCTCAGAACCGGGCTCACGGTCGCCGCCGCGGTCCTCGCGGTCACCCTCCTCACGGTCGCTCTGCTCACGGTGCTCCGCCGGCCCTCGGGCTCCGGGCGGGCGGCGGCCGATGGACGGCCGGCTCGGCGGATCGCGGAGGCGGGCGGCGCCCGGGCCTGTCGGCCGTGGACACCTTGGCGTGATCACCACTGCACCCGTCCCGCCTCGGCGACCGCGGGCGTCGACGGGCACGCAGGCGGTCAGTTGCTCGGCGGGGTGAGCGCGTTCCAGCGCCATACGGCACCGCTGGTCCGCGACGAGTTGGCCCGGCTGGCGCGGGAGGGGCAGCGGCCCAGCCAGCTGTTCCTCACCTGCGCCGACTCCCGCCTGGTCACCAGCATGATCACCTCCAGTGGCCCCGGCGACCTGTTCACCGTGCGCAATGTCGGCAATCTGGTGCCACCATCGGGCGCCGATGGCTCCTGTGACTCGGTGGGCGCGGCGATCGATTATGCGGTGGAGGTGCTGAAGGTCAGCAGCATCACGGTGTGCGGGCACTCCGGATGTGGCGCGATGCATGCGCTGCTCGGCTCATCGGCGCCGACCCGAACGCCGTCCCAGCCCGGGGCCGGGGCGTCCGCAGGCGGGGGCACGACGCCGCTGGAGCGCTCGCCGCTGGAGCGCTGGCTGCGCCACGGCAGACCGGCGCTGGCACGGATGGAGCGGATCGGTCGACTGGGGCGCGGCGAGGTCGCCCTGTCGAGCCGGCCGATCGCCGACGATGTGGAGCGGCTGGCGCTGGTCAACGTGAGACAGCAGCTCGACCATCTGATGGAGCACGCCTGTGTGGCACGGCGGGTGGCGGAGGGCGGGCTGGCGCTGCATGGAATGTATTTCCACGTGGCGGAGGCGCAGGCGTATGTCCTGGACACAGGCTCGGGGAGATTCCTGCCCGTCCGTCCGGACCATGGCGTACCGATGCCCGCCTGTCTCGCAACGGCGGCCCCCACCCAGGCCGGAAGCGGCCGTTCCGGCGTCGCGGAGCGGGGAGGGGACCCCGTCCAGGGGGCCCTGGAGCTGGGGCGGTGA
- a CDS encoding ATP-binding protein produces the protein MKIAFVGKGGSGKTTLSSLFIRHLAAAHAPVVAVDADINQHLGVALGLDEAEAAALPAMGAHLPLIKDYLRGTNPRIASTETMIKTTPPGEGSRLLRIGEDNPVYQACARTVRLDDGAVRLMATGPFTESDLGVACYHSKVGAIELCLNHLVDGPGEFIVVDMTAGSDSFASGLFTRFDMTFLVAEPTRKGVSVYRQYKEYARDFDVALRVVGNKVQGPDDLDFLRAEVGDDLLVAFGHSDWVRAMEKGRAPRFEELEETNRDALRSLRDAVDATYERRDWQRYTRQMVHFHLKNAQSWGNAKTGADLAAQVDPAFALREFALEEGSATTPAPA, from the coding sequence ATGAAGATCGCTTTCGTAGGCAAGGGTGGAAGCGGCAAGACCACGCTGTCGTCGCTGTTCATCCGCCATCTCGCCGCAGCCCACGCCCCTGTCGTCGCCGTCGACGCCGATATCAACCAGCATCTGGGCGTGGCGCTCGGACTCGACGAGGCGGAGGCCGCCGCACTGCCCGCCATGGGCGCCCACCTCCCGCTGATCAAGGACTACTTGCGCGGCACGAACCCCCGCATCGCCTCCACCGAGACCATGATCAAGACCACTCCGCCGGGCGAGGGGTCGCGGCTGCTGCGGATCGGCGAGGACAACCCCGTCTATCAGGCATGCGCCCGCACCGTGCGGCTCGACGACGGGGCGGTGCGGCTGATGGCGACCGGCCCCTTCACCGAATCCGATCTCGGCGTCGCCTGCTACCACTCCAAGGTCGGCGCGATCGAGCTGTGCCTGAACCATCTCGTCGACGGGCCCGGCGAGTTCATCGTCGTCGACATGACGGCGGGCAGCGACTCCTTCGCCTCCGGCCTCTTCACCCGCTTCGACATGACGTTCCTGGTGGCCGAGCCCACGCGTAAGGGCGTCTCCGTCTACCGCCAGTACAAGGAGTACGCCCGCGACTTCGATGTGGCGCTCCGGGTGGTCGGCAACAAGGTGCAGGGCCCGGACGACCTGGACTTCCTCCGCGCGGAGGTGGGCGATGACCTCCTGGTCGCGTTCGGCCACTCCGACTGGGTCAGGGCGATGGAGAAGGGTCGTGCGCCCCGGTTCGAGGAGCTTGAGGAGACGAACCGCGACGCGCTGCGGTCTCTGCGGGACGCGGTGGACGCCACGTACGAGCGGCGCGACTGGCAGCGGTACACCCGTCAGATGGTGCACTTCCACCTGAAGAACGCGCAGAGCTGGGGGAACGCGAAGACGGGTGCCGATCTGGCCGCCCAGGTCGACCCCGCCTTCGCGCTGCGGGAGTTCGCGCTGGAGGAGGGTTCGGCGACTACGCCCGCTCCCGCTTAG